CGTTGCCGATCGGCTGGAAGCCCTGGACCGGCAGGACCTGCAGCTTGATCGCGAACAGGTAGATCATGACGTAGCCGATCACGAAGACCGGCACGGAAAAGCCCACGACCGCCAGGACCATGACCAGGCGGTCGACCCAGGTGCCGGCCTTCCAGGCGGCGAGCACGCCGAGCGGCACGGCGACGACGATGGCCAGCGTGATGGTCGTGATCGCCAGCGAGACGGTCGGCTCGAGGCGCTGGCCGATCAGCTCGGTGACCGGCAGGTTCGAGAAGATCGAGATGCCGAGATCGCCCTGCAGGAGCCGCCCGATCCAGGTGCCGAACTGGATGTACCAGGCCTGGTCGAGCCCGAGTTGTGCGCGGATGCGCTCGATGTTCTCCGTGGTCGCGTACTCGCCGGCGATGATCGTCGCGGGATCGCCCGGGCTCAGATGCAGGAGCAGGAACACGAACAGGGCGACCACCCCCATGACGGGGATGGTCGCGAGGATTCGCCAGGCGATGAAGCGCAGCATCAGCCGGCTTTCTCGATGTTCCAGAACAGCGGGACGGGCGACTTGAGCACGCCGTTCAACCGGTTGTTGTAGGCGACCGGCTGGGTCCAATGACCGAAGATGCCATAGGGCACGAACTGGTAGGCCTGCTTGCTGGCCTCCACGGCGATCCGCTTCTGCTCCTCCGGATCGGACGCCTTGGCGAAGGCCGTGCGCAGCTCCTCCATCCGGGCATCGGTCGCCCAGCCGAACCAGGAATCGTCGCCCGAGGCCTTCAGGCTGGCGTTGGCCAGGGGATTGAGCACATCGGCGCCGACCCACCAGGTGAAGAACATGCTCCAGCCGCCGTTCTGCGGCGTCTCCCGGCTGGCGCGGCGCGACGTGGCCGTGGCCCAGTCCATCGCCTGCAGGTCGACGTTCATGCCGATCTCGCGCAAGGCTTCCGCCGTCAGCAGGGCGGCGGCGTTGGTGACCGGGATGTCGACCGGCTGGAGCAGGACAACCGGCTCGCCGTCATAGCCGGATTCGGCGAGCAGAGCCTTCGCGGCCTCGATGCCCTTGCCCTTGTAGGCCTCCGAGCCCGCGTCGGTGGCGACCGGGGAGTTGCAGGTGTAGTAGGACCAGCAATCCGCGTTGTAGTACTCGGGATTGCCGACGCCCGCCTGCATGTAGCGCTCCTGGTCGATCGTCATGAGCACCGCCTGGCGGACCTTGACGTCGTCGAACGGCGGGTGGAGGTGATTGAAACGCGCCACGCCGTGCGAGCCGAGCGGGTCGGTCGTCTCGACCGTGAGATCCGGCGTCGACTGCAGGATGGGCAGAAGGTCGACCGGCGGCTGCTCCCAGTAGTCGACCTCGCCGGAGACCATGGCGTTCAGCGCCGTGTTGGCGTCCGGGATGTAGAGCCACTCGACACGATCGACCTTGGCGAGCTTGCCGCCCGAGGCGAAGCTGGGCGCCTCCGAACGCGGCTTGTAGTCCGCGAACTTGGTGTAGACCACCTTCGAGCCCGGCACCCATTCCGCCTGCTCGAACTTGAACGGACCCGAGCCGATCACTTCGTCGATCTGCGTGAACGGATCGGTCTCGGCGATGCGCTTGGGCATGATGAACGGCACGTTCGAGCTGGCCTTGCCGAGCGACTGCAGCACCAGGCCGTAGGGCTCGGACAAGGTCAGCACCACCGTCCGCTCGTCCTTCGCCTCGAGGCTTGCGGTCGAGGCCATGAGCTGGATGCCCATGGCGTCGCGCTTGCCCCAGCGCTGCAGCGACGCCACCACGTCCTCCGCCGTGACCGGCGCGCCGTCGTGAAAGGTCAACCCCTCGCGCAGCACGAAGCTGTAGGTCAGGCCGTCCTCGCTCACCTCGTACGTGTCGACCATCTGCGGCTGCGGCTCGAAGTTCTCGTCGAGCGCAAACAGCGTGTCGTAGACGAGATAGCCGTGGTTGCGCGTGATGTAGGCCGTGGTCCAGATCGGATCGATGTTCTTCAGATCCGCCTGCGGGATGACCCGCAGCGTCGTCTGCGCCGCGGCCGTCCCTCCCAGCAGGCCGAGAGCGGCGGGCGCCGCCACGGCGAGTGCCAGACAGCGGGCGGCGCAACGCCGGGTCAGTTGGCGCATCATTGATCAGGCCTCCGGGAAAGTTGCTCGTTTCTTGTCGTTTTGCGCAATCGGCGCAGCGAAGGTCAGCCGGGCAAACGGGTCAAGCCCGGATTTCGGCTCGCCGGGTGCGCCCCATCGGCGCCAGAGGGCCGAGACGAGCCGATCGCGCATCGAGGCAGGCCGGCGCAGGTCGGCGCCGGCCTCGTGCCAGGCCTGGGCCCGGGCCATCAGCCCGCCTTCTCGATGTTCCA
Above is a genomic segment from Geminicoccaceae bacterium SCSIO 64248 containing:
- a CDS encoding ABC transporter permease codes for the protein MLRFIAWRILATIPVMGVVALFVFLLLHLSPGDPATIIAGEYATTENIERIRAQLGLDQAWYIQFGTWIGRLLQGDLGISIFSNLPVTELIGQRLEPTVSLAITTITLAIVVAVPLGVLAAWKAGTWVDRLVMVLAVVGFSVPVFVIGYVMIYLFAIKLQVLPVQGFQPIGNGIGAFASTIILPTLTLAGPYVALIARITRASVLEILDEDYIRTARAKGQVERKVLMHHALRNAAVPIVTIIGIGVALLIGGVVVTESVFNIPGLGRLVVDAITARDYPIIQGMIIVFSGVYVLINLLVDIAYTVLDPRIRY
- a CDS encoding ABC transporter substrate-binding protein, which produces MMRQLTRRCAARCLALAVAAPAALGLLGGTAAAQTTLRVIPQADLKNIDPIWTTAYITRNHGYLVYDTLFALDENFEPQPQMVDTYEVSEDGLTYSFVLREGLTFHDGAPVTAEDVVASLQRWGKRDAMGIQLMASTASLEAKDERTVVLTLSEPYGLVLQSLGKASSNVPFIMPKRIAETDPFTQIDEVIGSGPFKFEQAEWVPGSKVVYTKFADYKPRSEAPSFASGGKLAKVDRVEWLYIPDANTALNAMVSGEVDYWEQPPVDLLPILQSTPDLTVETTDPLGSHGVARFNHLHPPFDDVKVRQAVLMTIDQERYMQAGVGNPEYYNADCWSYYTCNSPVATDAGSEAYKGKGIEAAKALLAESGYDGEPVVLLQPVDIPVTNAAALLTAEALREIGMNVDLQAMDWATATSRRASRETPQNGGWSMFFTWWVGADVLNPLANASLKASGDDSWFGWATDARMEELRTAFAKASDPEEQKRIAVEASKQAYQFVPYGIFGHWTQPVAYNNRLNGVLKSPVPLFWNIEKAG